One Alnus glutinosa chromosome 3, dhAlnGlut1.1, whole genome shotgun sequence genomic region harbors:
- the LOC133863756 gene encoding probable receptor-like protein kinase At1g80640, which translates to MNLLARLLPMWVLNTCLLSAIIDARSEPDVSSNSEPVFVTERQPISQFSLKMQAESPGMPEVRVAHHQDLNKRILITIIAASTLLGGILLFLLYFWFYRCKNSKKSKEKSQKSLEAAKGMSSSPIMVRFNSLRMVNKKSLVAIFDYQSLEAATNNFQESNVLGEGGSGQIYKARFDEKLLAAVKRIDGFRQNAAREFENEVNWLSKIRHQNIIKLLGYCIYGESRFLVYEMMDNGSLENQLHGPTRGSDLTWNLRMKIAVDVARGLEYLHEHSNPPVVHRDIKSSNILLDSNFNAKLSDFGLAVTSGTENKNIKLSGTLGYAAPEFLLDGKLTDKSDVYAFGVVLLELLMGRKPLEDVAPAQYQSIVTWAMPQLTDRSKLPNIVDPVIENTMDLKHLYQVAAVAVLCVQPEPSYRPLITDVLHSLIPLVPSELRGSLRFTEPPSQSALDLPTDC; encoded by the exons ATGAATCTTCTTGCTCGTTTACTGCCTATGTGGGTGTTAAACACTTGTTTGCTTTCAGCCATAATTGATGCCAGATCAGAGCCTGATGTATCATCCAATTCTGAGCCTGTTTTTGTTACTGAGAGACAACCcatttctcaattttctctGAAAATGCAAGCTGAATCTCCAG GAATGCCAGAGGTTAGAGTAGCGCACCACCAAGATTTGAACAAGAGAATTCTTATAACGATCATTGCTGCTTCCACTCTCCTCGGTGGAATTTTGCTGTTTCtgttatatttttggttttacAGATGCAAAAACTCGAAGAAATCCAAGGAGAAAAGCCAAAAGAGCTTAG AGGCTGCAAAAGGGATGTCGTCGAGTCCAATTATGGTTAGATTTAATTCCTTGAGGATGGTCAATAAGAAAAGTTTGGTAGCTATATTTGATTATCAATCATTGGAAGCTGCAACAAACAATTTCCAAGAAAGTAATGTTTTGGGTGAGGGTGGTTCTGGACAAATCTACAAGGCTCGTTTTGATGAAAAGTTACTTGCAGCAGTGAAGAGAATTGATGGTTTCAGACAAAATGCAGCAAGAGAATTTGAA AATGAGGTGAATTGGTTGAGTAAAATCAGGCATCAGAATATTATTAAACTTTTGGGTTACTGCATTTATGGCGAATCAAGGTTTCTCGTTTATGAAATGATGGACAATGGCTCTTTGGAAAATCAACTGCATG GACCTACCCGAGGATCAGATTTAACATGGAATCTGAGGATGAAAATAGCTGTTGATGTCGCTAG AGGCTTAGAATATCTTCATGAGCACTCCAATCCTCCTGTGGTTCATAGAGACATAAAATCTTCTAACATTCTTCTGGATTCTAATTTCAATGCCAAG CTGTCAGATTTTGGTCTTGCGGTAACTTCTGGCACcgaaaacaagaacataaagcTTTCAGGAACTTTGGGTTATGCAGCACCAGAGTTCCTTTTAGATG GTAAACTAACTGATAAAAGCGATGTCTATGCTTTTGGAGTTGTCCTTCTAGAACTTCTGATGGGAAGAaagccattggaggatgttgcCCCAGCTCAATACCAATCTATTGTGACATGG GCTATGCCCCAGCTTACAGACAGATCAAAGCTTCCAAACATTGTGGATCCTGTAATAGAAAACACAATGGACCTAAAGCACTTATATCAG GTTGCTGCTGTGGCTGTACTATGTGTACAGCCAGAGCCAAGTTACCGGCCACTGATAACGGATGTCCTTCACTCACTTATCCCTCTCGTCCCTTCTGAGCTTAGGGGGTCACTCAGATTTACAGAACCACCAAGCCAGTCTGCTCTGGATCTTCCAACTGACTGCTGA